GGCCAACTGTGCGTCCCGTGCCACTGATGCAAGTCGCTACCGCAAACCCCCACTGCCTTTACTTCGAGAAGTACTTCGTCGGGTTTTATTTTGGGCACAGCAACAGATCGTAACTCCACGCTGCCAGACGCAGCGGCATAATTTACAAGGGCATTCATTGCGGTAGGCATGGTATCGGGTGGTTTGTAGTGAAGGATCTCGCAGGCGCTCCATCCCGCGTTTACCGGGTAACCCGTGGGGTTATGGCGACGTCACCAAAAGCGTGTACGCGATCACAAATCTCTTTCAGCACGAGGGCGACATCTCCACCGGCAGATTTGAAGGCATCCGGTTCAATTGCCAGTGGCGCACCAACAACAACCAGGGGAGCACCATAGGTCGGCGTGTTAATGGCCTGTTCGAGGGTGAGTCCGCCTACGGCCTGGACTGGGATGCCAACGGCATCAACGATGGCTTGTAAATGGTCGAGCGGAGAGGGGGCATGAAGCCCGCGGGAACGGCGCAGGTTACGGTAGTCAAATCCTATGTGGTGAATGATATAGTCGCATCCGAGGTCTTCGAGGAGCTGTGCGCCGGCAACGGGGTCAGGCATGGCCATGTTGTCTCCCATGATTTTTACACCGAAATCTTTGCCGGCTTTTACAACCAGTTCAACCGTTTCTTCGTGGGCGACACCCATGACAACGAGATGTGTTGCGCCGGCTTTTGCCATCAATTCTGCTT
This sequence is a window from Bacteroidota bacterium. Protein-coding genes within it:
- a CDS encoding orotidine 5'-phosphate decarboxylase / HUMPS family protein encodes the protein MQPLVQISLDLVDVDEALETAAMAIAAGVDMLEVGTPLIIAHGMDGVKAIRAAYPEVPIVADLKTMDGGWLEAELMAKAGATHLVVMGVAHEETVELVVKAGKDFGVKIMGDNMAMPDPVAGAQLLEDLGCDYIIHHIGFDYRNLRRSRGLHAPSPLDHLQAIVDAVGIPVQAVGGLTLEQAINTPTYGAPLVVVGAPLAIEPDAFKSAGGDVALVLKEICDRVHAFGDVAITPRVTR